In Populus alba chromosome 9, ASM523922v2, whole genome shotgun sequence, a genomic segment contains:
- the LOC118027596 gene encoding uncharacterized protein isoform X4, whose amino-acid sequence MEESSEVHFGENRVSPEKNLKRTVKTPAQVVALENFYNEHKYPTEEMKSELADQIGLTEKQISSWFCHRRLKDKRLRDEVCTNGRQDRSSGIIQDRGSGLRQDSCGSTKQGDYRNLDPREVESQRLYGRDFHPADLTYDRTSRYTGNVTGIDNMSSGSSSSLQDKFVCQREDPYDAETSKYLAQNGAAMPLIPKGTDSFGYKPSGYLKVKGEIENAAITAVKMQLGRHYKEDGPPLGVEFQPLPPGAFASPSRDPVNGPIYVGDLAQICSPDVSGVRKQSSLGARYEVYSTKMSSHDSYTEGANCNPEPSDSHDRKSHHHLEQKPTYNGSNSNAGGNSAMDIPDDLAGETSAYVNKRHYRMSSKHGFEGRRSDSLSTHLGPSGRRVNSEKTEAWLHDCDNDNPKIVQRNNYTSKHLHLMRGYGKSLDTEERARCTIMEKLYIGYV is encoded by the exons ATGGAAG AATCAAGTGAAGTGCATTTTGGAGAGAATAGAGTTTCTCCAGAGAAGAATTTGAAAAGGACAGTCAAGACACCAGCCCAGGTTGTTGCTTTGGAGAACTTTTATAATG AGCACAAATATCCCACCGAGGAAATGAAATCAGAACTTGCAGACCAAATAGGGTTGACAGAAAAGCAAATATCTAGCTGGTTTTGCCACAGAAGGCTAAAAGACAAAAGATTGAGAGATGAAGTATGCACTAATGGACGACAAGATCGATCTAGCGGTATTATTCAGGATCGAGGGAGTGGGTTGAGGCAAGATTCATGTGGCAGTACCAAACAAGGTGATTATAGGAATCTTGATCCAAGGGAAGTTGAAAGCCAGAGACTTTATGGTCGAGATTTTCATCCTGCTGATCTAACCTATGACCGTACGAGTCGCTATACAGGGAATGTTACTGGCATTGATAATATGTCTTCAGGAAGTAGCTCATCCTTGCAAGATAAGTTTGTTTGTCAAAGAGAGGATCCTTATGATGCAGAAACCTCAAAATACCTAGCACAGAATGGAGCTGCCATGCCATTAATTCCCAAGGGTACTGATAGTTTTGGGTATAAACCATCAGGATATTTGAAagtgaagggtgaaattgagaaTGCTGCTATTACTGCTGTCAAGATGCAATTGGGCAGGCATTATAAGGAGGATGGTCCACCACTAGGTGTTGAATTCCAGCCACTACCTCCTGGTGCTTTTGCATCCCCAAGTAGAGATCCAGTCAATG GACCAATCTATGTGGGAGATCTTGCTCAGATTTGTTCTCCTGATGTTTCTGGGGTTCGAAAGCAATCCAGTCTTGGCGCT AGATATGAAGTATATAGCACCAAGATGAGTTCTCATGATTCGTATACAGAGGGAGCAAATTGTAATCCCGAGCCCTCTGATTCTCATGATAGAAAATCTCATCACCATCTAGAACAGAAGCCTACCTATAATGGTTCCAATTCTAATGCTGGCGGGAACTCTGCCATGGATATCCCCGATGATCTTGCTGGTGAAACATCAGCCTATGTAAACAAAAGACATTATAGGATGAGCTCTAAGCATGGTTTTGAGGGGAGAAGATCGGATTCTCTTTCAACCCATCTTGGTCCCAGTGGTAGGAGAGTTAATAGTGAAAAGACAGAAGCTTGGTTGCATGACTGTGATAATGACAATCCTAAGATAGTTCAAAGGAATAATTACACGTCCAAGCATCTGCACTTGATGCGTGGATATGGAAAATCTCTTGATACAGAGGAGAGAGCACGGTGTACGATCATGGAAAAG TTGTACATTGGGTATGTGTAG
- the LOC118027596 gene encoding uncharacterized protein isoform X1 produces the protein MEESSEVHFGENRVSPEKNLKRTVKTPAQVVALENFYNEHKYPTEEMKSELADQIGLTEKQISSWFCHRRLKDKRLRDEVCTNGRQDRSSGIIQDRGSGLRQDSCGSTKQGDYRNLDPREVESQRLYGRDFHPADLTYDRTSRYTGNVTGIDNMSSGSSSSLQDKFVCQREDPYDAETSKYLAQNGAAMPLIPKGTDSFGYKPSGYLKVKGEIENAAITAVKMQLGRHYKEDGPPLGVEFQPLPPGAFASPSRDPVNGPIYVGDLAQICSPDVSGVRKQSSLGARYEVYSTKMSSHDSYTEGANCNPEPSDSHDRKSHHHLEQKPTYNGSNSNAGGNSAMDIPDDLAGETSAYVNKRHYRMSSKHGFEGRRSDSLSTHLGPSGRRVNSEKTEAWLHDCDNDNPKIVQRNNYTSKHLHLMRGYGKSLDTEERARCTIMEKEDKLHGEMKRMKGSHDPVRVKRHPTDETTVAKRFRVDFPQQEHVAKASFSQIRRRKNLTKRSAMERPSSLSEDEFFGRMRNLQLMDSNGIMVREITSQKDSDYQFT, from the exons ATGGAAG AATCAAGTGAAGTGCATTTTGGAGAGAATAGAGTTTCTCCAGAGAAGAATTTGAAAAGGACAGTCAAGACACCAGCCCAGGTTGTTGCTTTGGAGAACTTTTATAATG AGCACAAATATCCCACCGAGGAAATGAAATCAGAACTTGCAGACCAAATAGGGTTGACAGAAAAGCAAATATCTAGCTGGTTTTGCCACAGAAGGCTAAAAGACAAAAGATTGAGAGATGAAGTATGCACTAATGGACGACAAGATCGATCTAGCGGTATTATTCAGGATCGAGGGAGTGGGTTGAGGCAAGATTCATGTGGCAGTACCAAACAAGGTGATTATAGGAATCTTGATCCAAGGGAAGTTGAAAGCCAGAGACTTTATGGTCGAGATTTTCATCCTGCTGATCTAACCTATGACCGTACGAGTCGCTATACAGGGAATGTTACTGGCATTGATAATATGTCTTCAGGAAGTAGCTCATCCTTGCAAGATAAGTTTGTTTGTCAAAGAGAGGATCCTTATGATGCAGAAACCTCAAAATACCTAGCACAGAATGGAGCTGCCATGCCATTAATTCCCAAGGGTACTGATAGTTTTGGGTATAAACCATCAGGATATTTGAAagtgaagggtgaaattgagaaTGCTGCTATTACTGCTGTCAAGATGCAATTGGGCAGGCATTATAAGGAGGATGGTCCACCACTAGGTGTTGAATTCCAGCCACTACCTCCTGGTGCTTTTGCATCCCCAAGTAGAGATCCAGTCAATG GACCAATCTATGTGGGAGATCTTGCTCAGATTTGTTCTCCTGATGTTTCTGGGGTTCGAAAGCAATCCAGTCTTGGCGCT AGATATGAAGTATATAGCACCAAGATGAGTTCTCATGATTCGTATACAGAGGGAGCAAATTGTAATCCCGAGCCCTCTGATTCTCATGATAGAAAATCTCATCACCATCTAGAACAGAAGCCTACCTATAATGGTTCCAATTCTAATGCTGGCGGGAACTCTGCCATGGATATCCCCGATGATCTTGCTGGTGAAACATCAGCCTATGTAAACAAAAGACATTATAGGATGAGCTCTAAGCATGGTTTTGAGGGGAGAAGATCGGATTCTCTTTCAACCCATCTTGGTCCCAGTGGTAGGAGAGTTAATAGTGAAAAGACAGAAGCTTGGTTGCATGACTGTGATAATGACAATCCTAAGATAGTTCAAAGGAATAATTACACGTCCAAGCATCTGCACTTGATGCGTGGATATGGAAAATCTCTTGATACAGAGGAGAGAGCACGGTGTACGATCATGGAAAAG GAGGACAAACTTCATggagaaatgaaaagaatgaaagGCTCTCACGACCCAGTTAGAGTAAAGAGGCATCCAACAGATGAAACAACT GTTGCAAAAAGATTCAGAGTTGACTTTCCACAGCAAGAACATGTGGCAAAAGCATCGTTTTCTCAAATACGTCGAAGGAAAAATCTGACTAAACG GTCTGCCATGGAGAGGCCATCTAGTCTCAGCGAGGATGAATTCTTCGGCAGAATGAGGAACTTGCAATTAATGGATTCAAATGGTATAATGGTTCGTGAGATCACCTCTCAAAAAGACAGCGACTACCAATTCACCTGA
- the LOC118027596 gene encoding uncharacterized protein isoform X2, whose product MEESSEVHFGENRVSPEKNLKRTVKTPAQVVALENFYNEHKYPTEEMKSELADQIGLTEKQISSWFCHRRLKDKRLRDEVCTNGRQDRSSGIIQDRGSGLRQDSCGSTKQGDYRNLDPREVESQRLYGRDFHPADLTYDRTSRYTGNVTGIDNMSSGSSSSLQDKFVCQREDPYDAETSKYLAQNGAAMPLIPKGTDSFGYKPSGYLKVKGEIENAAITAVKMQLGRHYKEDGPPLGVEFQPLPPGAFASPSRDPVNGPIYVGDLAQICSPDVSGVRKQSSLGARYEVYSTKMSSHDSYTEGANCNPEPSDSHDRKSHHHLEQKPTYNGSNSNAGGNSAMDIPDDLAGETSAYVNKRHYRMSSKHGFEGRRSDSLSTHLGPSGRRVNSEKTEAWLHDCDNDNPKIVQRNNYTSKHLHLMRGYGKSLDTEERARCTIMEKEDKLHGEMKRMKGSHDPVRVKRHPTDETTVAKRFRVDFPQQEHVAKASFSQIRRRKNLTKRLVCHGEAI is encoded by the exons ATGGAAG AATCAAGTGAAGTGCATTTTGGAGAGAATAGAGTTTCTCCAGAGAAGAATTTGAAAAGGACAGTCAAGACACCAGCCCAGGTTGTTGCTTTGGAGAACTTTTATAATG AGCACAAATATCCCACCGAGGAAATGAAATCAGAACTTGCAGACCAAATAGGGTTGACAGAAAAGCAAATATCTAGCTGGTTTTGCCACAGAAGGCTAAAAGACAAAAGATTGAGAGATGAAGTATGCACTAATGGACGACAAGATCGATCTAGCGGTATTATTCAGGATCGAGGGAGTGGGTTGAGGCAAGATTCATGTGGCAGTACCAAACAAGGTGATTATAGGAATCTTGATCCAAGGGAAGTTGAAAGCCAGAGACTTTATGGTCGAGATTTTCATCCTGCTGATCTAACCTATGACCGTACGAGTCGCTATACAGGGAATGTTACTGGCATTGATAATATGTCTTCAGGAAGTAGCTCATCCTTGCAAGATAAGTTTGTTTGTCAAAGAGAGGATCCTTATGATGCAGAAACCTCAAAATACCTAGCACAGAATGGAGCTGCCATGCCATTAATTCCCAAGGGTACTGATAGTTTTGGGTATAAACCATCAGGATATTTGAAagtgaagggtgaaattgagaaTGCTGCTATTACTGCTGTCAAGATGCAATTGGGCAGGCATTATAAGGAGGATGGTCCACCACTAGGTGTTGAATTCCAGCCACTACCTCCTGGTGCTTTTGCATCCCCAAGTAGAGATCCAGTCAATG GACCAATCTATGTGGGAGATCTTGCTCAGATTTGTTCTCCTGATGTTTCTGGGGTTCGAAAGCAATCCAGTCTTGGCGCT AGATATGAAGTATATAGCACCAAGATGAGTTCTCATGATTCGTATACAGAGGGAGCAAATTGTAATCCCGAGCCCTCTGATTCTCATGATAGAAAATCTCATCACCATCTAGAACAGAAGCCTACCTATAATGGTTCCAATTCTAATGCTGGCGGGAACTCTGCCATGGATATCCCCGATGATCTTGCTGGTGAAACATCAGCCTATGTAAACAAAAGACATTATAGGATGAGCTCTAAGCATGGTTTTGAGGGGAGAAGATCGGATTCTCTTTCAACCCATCTTGGTCCCAGTGGTAGGAGAGTTAATAGTGAAAAGACAGAAGCTTGGTTGCATGACTGTGATAATGACAATCCTAAGATAGTTCAAAGGAATAATTACACGTCCAAGCATCTGCACTTGATGCGTGGATATGGAAAATCTCTTGATACAGAGGAGAGAGCACGGTGTACGATCATGGAAAAG GAGGACAAACTTCATggagaaatgaaaagaatgaaagGCTCTCACGACCCAGTTAGAGTAAAGAGGCATCCAACAGATGAAACAACT GTTGCAAAAAGATTCAGAGTTGACTTTCCACAGCAAGAACATGTGGCAAAAGCATCGTTTTCTCAAATACGTCGAAGGAAAAATCTGACTAAACGGTTG GTCTGCCATGGAGAGGCCATCTAG
- the LOC118027596 gene encoding uncharacterized protein isoform X3: MKSELADQIGLTEKQISSWFCHRRLKDKRLRDEVCTNGRQDRSSGIIQDRGSGLRQDSCGSTKQGDYRNLDPREVESQRLYGRDFHPADLTYDRTSRYTGNVTGIDNMSSGSSSSLQDKFVCQREDPYDAETSKYLAQNGAAMPLIPKGTDSFGYKPSGYLKVKGEIENAAITAVKMQLGRHYKEDGPPLGVEFQPLPPGAFASPSRDPVNGPIYVGDLAQICSPDVSGVRKQSSLGARYEVYSTKMSSHDSYTEGANCNPEPSDSHDRKSHHHLEQKPTYNGSNSNAGGNSAMDIPDDLAGETSAYVNKRHYRMSSKHGFEGRRSDSLSTHLGPSGRRVNSEKTEAWLHDCDNDNPKIVQRNNYTSKHLHLMRGYGKSLDTEERARCTIMEKEDKLHGEMKRMKGSHDPVRVKRHPTDETTVAKRFRVDFPQQEHVAKASFSQIRRRKNLTKRSAMERPSSLSEDEFFGRMRNLQLMDSNGIMVREITSQKDSDYQFT, from the exons ATGAAATCAGAACTTGCAGACCAAATAGGGTTGACAGAAAAGCAAATATCTAGCTGGTTTTGCCACAGAAGGCTAAAAGACAAAAGATTGAGAGATGAAGTATGCACTAATGGACGACAAGATCGATCTAGCGGTATTATTCAGGATCGAGGGAGTGGGTTGAGGCAAGATTCATGTGGCAGTACCAAACAAGGTGATTATAGGAATCTTGATCCAAGGGAAGTTGAAAGCCAGAGACTTTATGGTCGAGATTTTCATCCTGCTGATCTAACCTATGACCGTACGAGTCGCTATACAGGGAATGTTACTGGCATTGATAATATGTCTTCAGGAAGTAGCTCATCCTTGCAAGATAAGTTTGTTTGTCAAAGAGAGGATCCTTATGATGCAGAAACCTCAAAATACCTAGCACAGAATGGAGCTGCCATGCCATTAATTCCCAAGGGTACTGATAGTTTTGGGTATAAACCATCAGGATATTTGAAagtgaagggtgaaattgagaaTGCTGCTATTACTGCTGTCAAGATGCAATTGGGCAGGCATTATAAGGAGGATGGTCCACCACTAGGTGTTGAATTCCAGCCACTACCTCCTGGTGCTTTTGCATCCCCAAGTAGAGATCCAGTCAATG GACCAATCTATGTGGGAGATCTTGCTCAGATTTGTTCTCCTGATGTTTCTGGGGTTCGAAAGCAATCCAGTCTTGGCGCT AGATATGAAGTATATAGCACCAAGATGAGTTCTCATGATTCGTATACAGAGGGAGCAAATTGTAATCCCGAGCCCTCTGATTCTCATGATAGAAAATCTCATCACCATCTAGAACAGAAGCCTACCTATAATGGTTCCAATTCTAATGCTGGCGGGAACTCTGCCATGGATATCCCCGATGATCTTGCTGGTGAAACATCAGCCTATGTAAACAAAAGACATTATAGGATGAGCTCTAAGCATGGTTTTGAGGGGAGAAGATCGGATTCTCTTTCAACCCATCTTGGTCCCAGTGGTAGGAGAGTTAATAGTGAAAAGACAGAAGCTTGGTTGCATGACTGTGATAATGACAATCCTAAGATAGTTCAAAGGAATAATTACACGTCCAAGCATCTGCACTTGATGCGTGGATATGGAAAATCTCTTGATACAGAGGAGAGAGCACGGTGTACGATCATGGAAAAG GAGGACAAACTTCATggagaaatgaaaagaatgaaagGCTCTCACGACCCAGTTAGAGTAAAGAGGCATCCAACAGATGAAACAACT GTTGCAAAAAGATTCAGAGTTGACTTTCCACAGCAAGAACATGTGGCAAAAGCATCGTTTTCTCAAATACGTCGAAGGAAAAATCTGACTAAACG GTCTGCCATGGAGAGGCCATCTAGTCTCAGCGAGGATGAATTCTTCGGCAGAATGAGGAACTTGCAATTAATGGATTCAAATGGTATAATGGTTCGTGAGATCACCTCTCAAAAAGACAGCGACTACCAATTCACCTGA